One part of the Corynebacterium aurimucosum ATCC 700975 genome encodes these proteins:
- a CDS encoding membrane protein, with product MLKRSFGIAMAFIGVLAGASFASGREALQYFVAFGNMGIVGAIVAALAMTISGITILQLGSYHRAKEHTSVFNAVSTPIVSKVLDFATLTCLFCIGFAMFAGAGANLNQQWGWPVWIGAVLMLVLTLLTGLLDVDKVTIAIGAITPFIIVLLTIGTVYTVLTSNPDWSHLNDQAQTIPTTLPNWWVSSINNLGLNVIVVVSMMIVIGGNFLDAKEVGYGGILGGLCFLFLLAVLVGGLYVSVGPITEAEMPTLAMIEQIHPWLGVAMSVAIYGMIYNTSIGMFYAFAKRLTRGKPQHFYKVYVISVLIGFVLSFIGFSNLIGWVYPILGYMGIAIMFIIGFAWLKNRGELQSEADLRRRARELLKKRFENDNHLSDEEMRELVAIARNSSIPESDFIKEIMTEVDSADLPEDMQIGDGKLHALITGKPIPRSKKKV from the coding sequence ATGCTTAAACGCTCATTCGGCATCGCGATGGCCTTCATCGGCGTACTCGCGGGTGCCTCCTTCGCTTCCGGCCGCGAGGCCCTTCAATACTTCGTTGCCTTCGGCAACATGGGCATCGTCGGTGCCATCGTTGCCGCACTGGCGATGACCATCTCCGGTATCACTATTCTCCAACTAGGTTCTTATCACCGCGCCAAGGAGCACACCTCCGTCTTCAACGCGGTGTCCACCCCCATTGTGTCGAAGGTCCTCGACTTCGCCACGCTGACCTGTCTCTTCTGCATCGGCTTCGCCATGTTCGCCGGTGCCGGTGCCAACCTCAACCAGCAGTGGGGCTGGCCGGTGTGGATCGGCGCGGTCCTCATGCTCGTGCTCACGCTGCTGACTGGCCTGCTCGACGTGGACAAGGTAACCATCGCCATCGGCGCTATCACCCCGTTCATCATCGTCCTGCTCACCATCGGCACGGTCTATACCGTGCTCACGTCCAACCCCGATTGGTCGCACCTCAACGATCAGGCACAGACCATTCCCACCACGCTGCCGAACTGGTGGGTCTCCTCTATCAATAACCTGGGTCTTAACGTCATCGTCGTGGTCTCCATGATGATCGTTATTGGCGGTAACTTCCTCGATGCTAAGGAAGTGGGCTACGGCGGCATCCTCGGCGGCCTGTGCTTCCTATTCCTGCTGGCGGTCCTCGTCGGTGGCCTCTACGTCTCCGTGGGCCCGATCACCGAGGCTGAGATGCCAACGCTGGCCATGATTGAGCAGATTCACCCGTGGCTTGGTGTCGCCATGTCCGTTGCTATTTACGGCATGATTTATAACACCTCCATCGGCATGTTCTATGCCTTTGCCAAGCGCCTCACCCGCGGCAAGCCGCAGCACTTCTACAAGGTCTATGTCATCTCCGTGCTCATCGGCTTTGTCCTCTCCTTCATTGGCTTCTCCAACCTCATCGGCTGGGTTTACCCGATTCTGGGATACATGGGCATCGCCATCATGTTCATCATCGGCTTCGCCTGGCTGAAGAACCGCGGGGAGCTGCAGTCCGAAGCGGACCTGCGCCGCCGCGCACGCGAGCTCCTCAAGAAGCGCTTTGAGAATGACAACCACCTCTCCGATGAGGAGATGCGTGAACTCGTGGCCATTGCTCGCAACTCCTCCATCCCGGAGTCTGACTTCATCAAGGAAATCATGACGGAGGTTGATTCCGCGGATCTCCCGGAGGACATGCAGATTGGCGATGGCAAGCTCCACGCGCTCATTACCGGCAAGCCCATCCCACGCAGCAAGAAGAAGGTGTAG
- the gabT gene encoding 4-aminobutyrate--2-oxoglutarate transaminase has translation MQDLKHRLPQERNVSTAIPGPRSQELNAAREADVAAGVIPGYPSYITDGDGGVLVDVDGNTIVDFASGIAVTSVGASNERVVKAVAEAASHLTHTCFLNAPYQGFVDVCKKLNELTPGTHEKKTCLFSTGAEAVENAIKIARRYTGKNRVVVFDGAFHGRTNLTMTMTAKNKPYKQGFGTLAADIYRAPMSYPLRDGLDGKQAAARTLRYIEQYVGTEELAAVIIEPVQGEGGFVEPAKGFLPALQEWCTDNGVVFIADEIQAGICRTGSWFACDDEGIIPDLITTAKGVGGGIPLSAVTGRAEIMDAPDPGSLGGTYAGNPVACAASLAAFEEMEELDLASRAREIEAIIREELEPLLELTTVAEVRGRGAMIAIELVDDNNQPNADLTAKVAKTCREQGVLILTCGLDGNVIRLLPPLVINESTLRDGLQVLAEAIRAN, from the coding sequence ATGCAGGACCTCAAGCACCGCCTCCCCCAGGAGCGGAATGTCTCCACCGCAATCCCTGGCCCCCGCAGCCAGGAGCTGAATGCCGCCCGTGAAGCAGACGTCGCCGCTGGCGTCATCCCGGGCTATCCCTCCTACATCACCGACGGTGACGGTGGCGTGCTTGTCGACGTCGACGGGAACACCATCGTCGACTTCGCATCCGGCATCGCCGTGACCTCCGTCGGCGCCTCCAACGAGCGCGTTGTCAAGGCCGTCGCCGAGGCCGCCAGCCACCTCACCCACACCTGCTTCCTCAACGCTCCGTACCAGGGCTTCGTTGATGTCTGCAAGAAGCTTAACGAGCTGACCCCGGGCACCCACGAGAAGAAGACCTGCCTCTTCTCCACCGGCGCGGAGGCAGTGGAGAACGCCATCAAGATCGCTCGCCGCTACACCGGCAAGAACCGCGTTGTGGTCTTCGACGGCGCCTTCCACGGCCGTACCAACCTCACCATGACCATGACCGCCAAGAACAAGCCCTACAAGCAGGGCTTTGGCACCCTGGCCGCTGATATCTACCGCGCGCCGATGTCCTACCCGCTGCGCGACGGCCTCGACGGCAAGCAGGCAGCAGCGCGCACCCTGCGCTACATCGAGCAGTACGTCGGCACCGAAGAGCTGGCTGCCGTCATCATCGAGCCGGTTCAGGGCGAGGGCGGCTTCGTTGAGCCGGCCAAGGGTTTCCTCCCGGCACTGCAGGAATGGTGCACCGACAACGGTGTTGTCTTCATCGCCGATGAAATTCAGGCCGGCATCTGCCGCACTGGCTCATGGTTCGCCTGCGATGACGAGGGCATCATCCCGGACCTCATCACCACCGCCAAGGGCGTGGGCGGCGGCATACCGCTGTCCGCTGTGACCGGCCGTGCAGAAATCATGGATGCCCCGGACCCGGGCTCCCTGGGTGGCACCTACGCCGGTAACCCGGTGGCATGTGCCGCTTCCCTGGCAGCTTTCGAGGAGATGGAGGAACTGGATCTGGCTTCCCGCGCCCGCGAGATCGAGGCCATCATCCGCGAGGAGCTAGAGCCGCTGCTCGAGCTCACCACCGTTGCCGAGGTCCGCGGCCGCGGCGCCATGATCGCCATCGAGCTGGTTGACGACAACAACCAGCCGAACGCTGACCTCACCGCCAAGGTGGCCAAGACCTGCCGCGAGCAGGGCGTACTCATCCTCACCTGTGGCCTCGACGGCAACGTCATCCGCCTCTTGCCGCCGCTGGTCATCAACGAGTCCACCCTGCGTGACGGCCTCCAGGTCCTGGCTGAAGCCATCCGCGCGAACTAA
- a CDS encoding alpha/beta hydrolase, with the protein MHTLHDDFSGRPVAEDAWKALKPFRDGGAKSFHNFPIPQVRENYVASAHANPLHEEKEPATTDFQVDQFQVRLYDPRPEAERGQETPAVLYMHGGGWLMGNLETHHSSVRRIAVLTGLPVVAVDYRLAPEHTYPAAIDDCRAAYRWLSNPEAEHGLTVTSIAVAGDSAGGQLAATLANEFVGEEDVAKLSSQILLYPITDCSRERTENGASYKRLEEGFPLASDTMRWFIDTFVTEEAQRTATDLSPLLLEELPEGLPPSLVITVDNDPLADEGIEYAGKLAKAGVDVTHKHLLGYHHGLFTSAGVIDRGEEELAVVAEFIKAAAN; encoded by the coding sequence ATGCACACTCTGCACGACGATTTTTCCGGGCGTCCCGTCGCTGAGGATGCGTGGAAGGCGCTGAAACCTTTCCGCGATGGTGGGGCGAAGTCCTTCCATAACTTCCCCATCCCGCAGGTGCGTGAGAACTACGTAGCCTCGGCCCACGCCAACCCGCTCCACGAGGAGAAGGAACCCGCGACCACGGATTTCCAGGTTGACCAGTTCCAAGTTCGCCTCTACGACCCCCGCCCGGAGGCGGAGCGCGGCCAGGAGACCCCAGCGGTGCTCTACATGCACGGCGGCGGCTGGCTCATGGGCAACCTGGAGACCCACCACTCCTCGGTACGCCGTATCGCGGTGCTGACCGGTCTCCCGGTCGTTGCGGTGGACTATCGCCTTGCCCCGGAGCACACCTACCCGGCGGCTATCGACGATTGCCGCGCTGCCTACCGCTGGTTGTCCAACCCTGAGGCCGAGCACGGGCTGACCGTGACCTCCATCGCGGTAGCGGGTGACTCGGCCGGCGGCCAGCTCGCCGCTACCCTGGCGAACGAGTTCGTGGGCGAAGAAGACGTCGCCAAGCTCAGCTCCCAGATCCTGCTCTACCCCATCACGGATTGCTCCCGCGAGCGAACCGAGAACGGTGCCTCCTACAAGCGCTTGGAGGAGGGCTTCCCGCTGGCATCTGACACCATGCGCTGGTTCATCGATACCTTCGTCACGGAGGAGGCACAGCGCACGGCAACGGATCTCTCCCCGCTGTTGCTAGAAGAGCTACCGGAGGGCCTGCCCCCGTCACTCGTGATCACGGTGGATAACGATCCGCTCGCGGACGAGGGCATCGAGTACGCCGGCAAGCTGGCGAAGGCGGGCGTCGACGTCACGCACAAGCACCTTCTGGGCTACCACCACGGGCTGTTCACCTCCGCCGGTGTCATTGACCGCGGCGAGGAAGAGCTCGCAGTCGTCGCCGAGTTCATCAAGGCGGCAGCGAACTAG
- a CDS encoding hydantoinase/oxoprolinase family protein, whose translation MTETKPFRVSVDVGGTFTDVAIVNTETHELSVAKVPSTPDDPMKAVMNGLKSADVQLNQVEVFSHGTTVATNALIQRRFPPAALITTKGFRDVLEIRDGTKDELWDAYHDVPEPYIRRRDRYEVEERIDFDGAEVTPLDEAEARRIAGILRRKKIETVAICFINSHANASHEERMAEILREELPDAAISTSSEILPEIFEHDRFSTTVANAVLAPLVSGYVNRLSRQLEEGGYDGDLLLLHSGGGSMTPEMVSRYPVRLAASGIAAGAIAVQDIATRCGYSNAIGLEMGGTSTDIALVYEGDIRITKQWQVEYGFPICFPSIEVGTIGAGGGSEAWIDEAGSLRNGPQSAGADPGPVCYERGGTEATNTDANVTLGRLGTELIGGALKLNPDAAREAVNKTVADPLGLDTETAAENIVQVANANMADAVRLLSIRRGYDPRDFVLVVGGGAGALHGAEVARDLSIPTVVVPPHPGVTSAQGCLLVDIRHDITKMYQAPVDEVDTADLRKEFQALISEARERLHKEHVPEERMKFKLTASMRYRGQWRSLTVEIPESDNPLDDAVAMFHDEHEREYSFADREGAVEFYQIGLIAIGELENPPFKHYDVEEHEAELPETTRPVYFSAHGGWADVPIYHRPDLKAGAKLNGPAIIDQFDATTVIPPGDRAEIDEWSNIRIHIGKATNA comes from the coding sequence ATGACGGAGACCAAGCCTTTTCGCGTATCCGTTGACGTCGGCGGAACGTTCACCGACGTCGCGATTGTTAACACCGAGACCCACGAGTTGTCGGTAGCCAAGGTTCCCTCCACCCCGGATGACCCGATGAAGGCGGTGATGAACGGCCTCAAGTCGGCCGACGTCCAGCTCAACCAGGTCGAGGTGTTCTCCCACGGCACCACAGTGGCCACGAATGCGTTGATCCAGCGCCGCTTCCCGCCGGCAGCGCTCATCACCACGAAGGGCTTCCGCGATGTGTTGGAGATCCGTGACGGCACCAAGGATGAGCTCTGGGATGCCTACCACGACGTTCCGGAGCCCTATATCCGCCGCCGCGACCGCTACGAGGTCGAAGAGCGCATCGACTTCGACGGCGCAGAGGTCACCCCGCTCGATGAGGCAGAGGCACGCCGCATCGCCGGCATCCTGCGCCGCAAGAAGATTGAGACTGTGGCGATTTGCTTCATCAACTCCCATGCCAACGCCTCCCATGAGGAACGCATGGCGGAGATCCTGCGCGAGGAGCTTCCCGACGCCGCTATCTCCACCTCCTCCGAAATCCTCCCGGAGATCTTCGAGCACGACCGCTTCTCCACGACCGTCGCCAATGCGGTCCTAGCCCCGCTCGTCTCCGGCTACGTCAACCGCCTATCCCGCCAGCTGGAGGAAGGCGGCTACGACGGTGACCTGCTGCTCCTCCACTCCGGCGGCGGTTCCATGACCCCGGAGATGGTCTCCCGCTACCCGGTCCGCCTGGCCGCCTCCGGTATCGCCGCCGGCGCCATCGCGGTGCAGGACATCGCTACGCGCTGCGGCTACTCCAACGCCATCGGCCTGGAGATGGGTGGTACCTCCACCGACATCGCCTTGGTCTACGAAGGTGATATTCGTATTACCAAGCAGTGGCAGGTCGAGTACGGCTTCCCCATCTGCTTCCCGTCCATTGAGGTGGGCACCATCGGTGCCGGTGGCGGTTCGGAGGCTTGGATCGATGAGGCAGGATCCCTGCGCAATGGTCCGCAGTCGGCCGGTGCGGATCCGGGGCCGGTCTGTTACGAGCGCGGCGGCACCGAAGCCACGAATACCGATGCCAATGTCACCCTCGGCCGCCTCGGCACTGAGCTCATCGGCGGCGCGCTGAAGTTGAACCCGGATGCCGCGCGTGAGGCCGTCAACAAGACCGTCGCCGATCCTCTGGGTCTCGATACCGAGACCGCCGCGGAAAACATCGTCCAGGTGGCCAACGCCAACATGGCTGACGCCGTTCGCCTGCTGTCCATCCGCCGCGGCTACGACCCGCGTGATTTCGTCCTCGTCGTCGGCGGCGGCGCCGGCGCGCTACACGGTGCCGAGGTGGCCCGCGACCTCTCCATCCCCACCGTCGTCGTCCCGCCGCACCCGGGCGTTACCTCCGCACAGGGCTGCCTGCTCGTGGATATCCGCCACGACATCACCAAGATGTACCAAGCACCCGTGGACGAGGTAGACACCGCAGACCTGCGCAAGGAATTCCAGGCACTCATTTCCGAAGCCCGCGAGCGCCTCCACAAGGAGCACGTGCCTGAGGAGCGCATGAAGTTCAAGCTGACTGCCTCCATGCGCTACCGCGGCCAGTGGCGCTCCCTGACGGTGGAAATCCCCGAGTCCGATAACCCGCTCGATGATGCCGTCGCCATGTTCCACGATGAGCACGAGCGCGAGTACTCCTTCGCCGACCGCGAAGGCGCTGTGGAGTTCTACCAGATTGGCCTCATCGCTATCGGTGAGCTGGAGAACCCGCCTTTCAAGCACTATGACGTCGAAGAGCACGAGGCAGAGCTCCCGGAGACCACCCGCCCTGTGTACTTCTCCGCGCACGGCGGCTGGGCCGATGTCCCGATTTACCACCGCCCGGATCTGAAGGCCGGCGCAAAGCTCAACGGCCCCGCCATCATCGATCAATTCGACGCCACCACCGTCATTCCGCCTGGTGACCGCGCAGAAATTGATGAGTGGTCCAACATCCGCATCCACATCGGCAAGGCGACCAACGCCTAA
- a CDS encoding helix-turn-helix domain-containing protein — protein MMHPCELRDPREFVGSGAVILLTGMAFEGKPEELSEYIHRVAEGGVTGVGFGVGLAFAEVPPAMVEAARECDISLFTVARRVPFVSVLARLHDELQRQREEGLELFIAQQGALNDAAIAGLDSLVDKTGRLLGAHCCLVDKDGRVFAQSSHPGLPPVDWAPVIADTRAQNFYAARRVGGWNVLAQRLADHGARSFGLLAVARESFGVNERALLKQAAGLAELTVKRPQELRRTQNELNSMAMAIQLGMDQPEDPMRRIFHMVGDAQGRVRPVLVKSEGERAHQRFIQALDARLQDHGRLLFEYTLDKSSSLLLFRGSRSMKNLQDLLRDIRGSKRIVVGQPMPWGELGVGAVRELESFAFGLQPGMLAGPESRTLSWTRDPRVKGAVHNRAEETWGKVRAHDAEHGTELAETLEVYLRAGGHVSRTAEELHSHRHTVRKRIADLEDLLEVDLKDPLVAAELLILGVSVPD, from the coding sequence GTGATGCACCCGTGTGAACTGCGCGATCCACGAGAATTCGTGGGCTCTGGTGCGGTCATCCTGCTTACTGGTATGGCCTTCGAAGGAAAGCCGGAAGAGCTGTCGGAGTACATCCACAGGGTGGCCGAGGGCGGGGTAACGGGGGTGGGCTTTGGCGTTGGTCTCGCCTTTGCCGAGGTTCCGCCCGCCATGGTGGAGGCCGCCCGGGAATGCGATATTTCGCTCTTCACGGTGGCGCGGCGCGTTCCCTTCGTCTCGGTGCTCGCGCGTCTCCACGACGAGCTACAGCGCCAGCGTGAGGAAGGCCTGGAACTCTTCATTGCGCAGCAGGGCGCGCTTAACGACGCCGCCATCGCCGGCCTCGACTCCCTCGTGGATAAGACCGGCCGACTTTTGGGTGCGCACTGTTGCCTCGTGGATAAGGACGGACGGGTCTTCGCGCAGTCGAGTCACCCCGGCCTGCCCCCAGTGGACTGGGCTCCGGTGATTGCCGATACTCGCGCTCAGAACTTCTACGCCGCACGCCGCGTGGGAGGATGGAATGTCTTGGCCCAGCGTTTGGCCGACCACGGTGCGCGCTCCTTCGGACTGCTGGCGGTGGCGCGTGAGAGTTTCGGTGTGAACGAGCGCGCGCTGCTCAAGCAGGCTGCAGGTCTAGCGGAACTCACGGTGAAGCGCCCGCAGGAGCTTCGGCGCACCCAAAACGAACTCAACTCCATGGCCATGGCTATTCAGTTGGGCATGGATCAGCCGGAAGATCCCATGCGCCGTATCTTCCACATGGTGGGTGACGCGCAGGGCCGGGTGCGGCCGGTCCTGGTGAAATCTGAGGGGGAGCGCGCCCACCAGCGCTTCATTCAGGCTTTGGATGCCCGCCTGCAGGACCACGGGCGCTTGCTTTTCGAGTACACGCTGGATAAATCCTCCAGCCTCCTGCTCTTTAGGGGAAGCCGTTCGATGAAGAACTTGCAAGACTTGTTGCGCGATATTCGCGGAAGCAAGCGCATCGTCGTGGGGCAACCCATGCCGTGGGGCGAGTTGGGAGTTGGAGCTGTCCGTGAATTGGAATCCTTCGCCTTTGGGCTCCAACCCGGGATGTTGGCGGGGCCAGAATCGCGGACGCTGAGCTGGACCAGGGATCCCAGGGTCAAGGGCGCGGTGCACAATCGCGCCGAAGAAACCTGGGGCAAGGTGCGCGCCCACGACGCGGAGCACGGCACCGAATTGGCAGAAACCCTGGAGGTCTACCTGCGCGCGGGCGGGCATGTGAGCCGCACCGCTGAGGAGCTGCATTCGCATCGGCATACCGTGCGCAAGCGCATCGCGGACTTGGAGGATCTCCTCGAAGTCGACCTCAAGGATCCTCTCGTGGCAGCGGAGCTGCTCATCCTCGGGGTCAGCGTTCCGGATTGA
- a CDS encoding flavin-containing monooxygenase, which yields MKIYDCIILGTGYGGLGMGAQLVRDEQKDFLILEAADEVGGVWRDNTYPGAACDTQALIYCYSYFLNLGVSRMFAGQDEMQGYLKALAKEFNLYDHIKFNHRITNAEWKEDLKAWEIEANGETYYGRVFVGAWGQLSKPKVPNFPNREAFQGVQFHSAEWNHDVDLAGKKVAVIGNAASAVQLVPEVAKVAEKLSVFQRSANYILPRNQVIFTDEELKEFQENPDSYRAIRQEIHEVREEGFDRTRKGTDSAAEGVEQAMEHLRSQVNDPELVEKLTPTFAFGCKRILRSDDFYPTFNRDNVELITAGIEKFTETGIRTDDGAEHDFDVVIYATGFHSQEFQGDLPIAGRDGVDLRERWGNSPEAYLGMTVDGFPNFFMLYGPNTNLNHHSVVAMLEAQDRYISQAVAYLRENPEAALDVKKNVIDEFNTKIQKELEASAFSADCSSWYKNEEGRVINNWSGNVAEYYELTDKLELNDYELV from the coding sequence ATGAAGATCTACGATTGCATCATCCTCGGCACCGGCTACGGCGGACTGGGCATGGGCGCCCAGCTGGTCCGCGACGAGCAGAAGGACTTCCTCATCCTCGAGGCTGCCGACGAGGTCGGCGGCGTCTGGCGCGACAACACCTACCCGGGCGCTGCCTGCGATACCCAGGCTCTGATCTACTGCTACTCCTACTTCCTCAACCTCGGCGTCTCCCGCATGTTCGCCGGTCAGGACGAGATGCAGGGCTACCTCAAGGCTCTTGCCAAGGAATTCAACCTCTACGACCACATCAAGTTCAACCACCGCATCACCAACGCCGAGTGGAAGGAAGACCTCAAGGCATGGGAGATCGAGGCCAACGGCGAGACCTACTACGGTCGCGTCTTCGTCGGCGCATGGGGCCAGCTCTCCAAGCCGAAGGTTCCGAACTTCCCGAACCGCGAGGCATTCCAGGGCGTGCAGTTCCACTCCGCTGAGTGGAACCACGACGTTGACCTGGCAGGCAAGAAGGTCGCCGTCATCGGTAACGCGGCTTCCGCTGTCCAGCTGGTTCCGGAGGTAGCAAAGGTGGCGGAGAAGCTCTCCGTGTTCCAGCGCTCCGCTAACTACATCCTGCCGCGTAACCAGGTCATCTTCACCGATGAGGAGCTCAAGGAGTTCCAGGAGAACCCGGATTCCTACCGCGCCATCCGCCAGGAGATCCACGAGGTCCGCGAGGAGGGCTTCGACCGCACCCGCAAGGGCACCGATTCCGCTGCCGAGGGTGTCGAGCAGGCCATGGAGCACCTGCGATCCCAGGTCAATGACCCGGAGTTGGTGGAGAAGCTCACCCCGACCTTCGCCTTCGGCTGCAAGCGTATTCTGCGCTCCGATGACTTCTACCCCACCTTCAACCGTGACAACGTAGAGCTCATCACCGCTGGCATCGAGAAGTTCACCGAGACCGGCATCCGCACCGATGACGGAGCAGAGCACGACTTTGACGTGGTCATCTACGCCACCGGCTTCCACTCCCAGGAGTTCCAGGGTGATTTGCCGATTGCTGGCCGCGATGGCGTCGACCTGCGCGAGCGCTGGGGTAACTCCCCGGAGGCTTACCTGGGCATGACCGTGGACGGCTTCCCGAACTTCTTCATGCTCTATGGCCCGAACACCAACCTCAACCACCACTCCGTGGTGGCCATGCTCGAGGCACAGGACCGCTACATCTCCCAGGCCGTTGCTTACCTGCGCGAGAACCCGGAGGCAGCCCTCGACGTGAAGAAGAACGTCATCGACGAGTTCAACACCAAGATCCAGAAGGAGCTCGAGGCATCTGCGTTCTCCGCTGACTGCTCCTCCTGGTACAAGAACGAAGAAGGCCGCGTCATCAACAACTGGTCCGGCAACGTCGCTGAGTACTACGAGCTGACCGACAAGCTCGAGCTCAACGACTACGAGCTGGTCTAG
- a CDS encoding helix-turn-helix domain-containing protein, whose protein sequence is MASQDDPVLRIADLVVMEPRLRRLSKTLEDENFVGLCAEGDGDVAGWLVLPQPEGSPRAIQRRLVDAAGVIFLDSEFDEQEVLDSVEGTGALLYGTDGITRQDIRRAVDELLRRQPNLASWRKLSTIGQLSPGLVNPAPESEILARFARFSGDSLLLLTVDGRVIAAAGELPARSIARSLSVVVNHSTTSMHVGRWKVFARWLDIAGESPSFDHGYWLIRGRQTSQDADFDDPAFAALEELLTASLMAQRNILRNHVAESSALMVALCDENSNREEVATTLRRRGFSEHAKMRLIVSDSIKDSYRSDVRDKAFAVAQDAGVPLVLGYVAGRTCVLTTQSGTETKIADVLFGSVGLSDGFDTVEEGPRAWLQALLAAVVVERKHSLHLQSMEFSQCSAIEKAAAYLGQRGLEDAVGQLDRAIGSIKDGEEIFHAYEAEGFSVARAAKVVGVHANTVRHRLEALAERIRFSDADLVLWALWKALRPRMQR, encoded by the coding sequence GTGGCGTCACAAGATGATCCGGTGCTGCGGATCGCCGATCTCGTCGTGATGGAACCGCGGCTGCGGCGCTTGAGCAAGACGCTCGAGGATGAGAATTTTGTGGGGCTGTGCGCCGAGGGCGATGGGGACGTGGCGGGCTGGCTAGTCCTTCCCCAGCCGGAGGGAAGCCCACGCGCCATCCAGCGTCGGCTGGTCGACGCCGCCGGGGTCATCTTCCTCGACTCCGAGTTCGATGAGCAGGAAGTCCTGGACTCGGTAGAGGGAACCGGCGCCCTCCTGTACGGCACCGATGGGATCACGCGCCAAGATATCCGGCGCGCGGTGGATGAGCTTTTGCGGCGCCAACCCAACCTGGCATCCTGGCGCAAGCTCAGCACCATCGGGCAATTAAGCCCCGGGTTGGTTAACCCGGCGCCGGAGTCCGAGATCCTCGCGCGATTTGCCAGGTTTAGTGGAGATTCCTTGCTGTTGTTGACCGTTGATGGTCGGGTTATTGCCGCCGCCGGCGAACTGCCTGCGCGGAGTATTGCACGTTCCCTGTCGGTGGTGGTCAACCACAGCACCACGAGCATGCACGTGGGGCGTTGGAAGGTCTTTGCCCGGTGGCTTGACATTGCTGGTGAGAGCCCCTCCTTCGACCATGGCTACTGGCTGATCCGGGGGCGGCAGACCAGTCAGGATGCAGACTTCGATGACCCCGCTTTCGCAGCGCTGGAGGAACTTCTCACCGCTTCCCTCATGGCGCAGAGAAACATCCTGCGCAACCACGTTGCCGAATCGAGCGCGTTGATGGTGGCGTTGTGCGATGAGAATTCGAATAGGGAAGAAGTGGCCACCACGTTGCGCAGGCGGGGCTTTTCGGAACACGCGAAAATGCGCCTCATCGTTTCCGATTCCATCAAGGATTCCTATCGCAGTGATGTGCGCGACAAAGCTTTCGCCGTGGCCCAAGATGCGGGCGTGCCACTGGTGCTGGGATATGTGGCTGGCCGTACCTGCGTGCTGACGACGCAATCGGGTACTGAGACCAAGATTGCGGATGTGCTCTTCGGCTCAGTGGGGCTTTCCGACGGCTTCGATACCGTCGAGGAAGGCCCGCGGGCGTGGCTGCAGGCATTGCTTGCCGCGGTGGTGGTGGAACGGAAACATTCCCTGCATCTGCAGAGCATGGAGTTTTCTCAGTGCAGTGCCATTGAGAAGGCAGCGGCCTACCTGGGGCAGCGCGGTCTCGAAGATGCAGTGGGGCAGCTCGACCGCGCCATCGGCTCCATTAAAGATGGGGAAGAAATCTTCCACGCTTATGAGGCCGAAGGGTTTTCTGTCGCCCGTGCGGCCAAGGTCGTGGGTGTACATGCCAATACGGTCCGGCACCGGTTGGAGGCGCTGGCGGAACGTATCCGCTTCTCCGATGCAGACCTGGTCCTGTGGGCGCTGTGGAAAGCGCTGCGCCCCCGTATGCAGCGCTAG